The Maridesulfovibrio ferrireducens genomic interval AACCATTTCTTATTACACTCAAAATACTTAAAACTATTTAACAGCACATACCTTTTGGGAACGCACTCAGCTAAACAATCAAGTACAGATCTCCACTATAGGGAGAGGCCTAACTATAATCATTATCACAATACAGCGTGAAGCATTTCCACAAACGAATACATCCAAATATTCGCTCCACGGCCCATCTAAACAGCTGATCCGAAATAAGGCGACGGTATTGTAGGGTATACCCTGAAAACATGGGTAAAGACGTATTCAGCCTTTTCGACAACTTCGTTCTCGTCGTATGAATCGACAGGAAGCCCAGTCTGGTCATCCCAAAGAAAGTCTTTAATAGCTGTCCTGACGGCATCACGAGTAGCTTCTTTCTCTCGCCAGTTGTCTATTTTAAGCTTTTCAGACTTCAACTTCTCCAGCAAGTCAACAGACACAGCTTTGATTTGTTTTAGATCGGTACGACTAAGGGCATCTTTCTTCAGGAGATCAAATATAGCCAAGGATTCCTCTGTGAGCCCTTCACGAACCGCCCGAGCTTCTTCCTCGCTAAGGGTTTCTACAAAGTTAATCAGGGCCTCGAAGGTTTTTTCGATGGATACGCGATCTTTTTCCCGGTTATACTCAGCGACAATACCCTCGTAATGCTGCTGAAAATCAGTACGTAAGGGATTTTGCATAAGGAGACGGCTTACCCTCTGCTCTATGGCATCCTTTAGGCTCTGAACAGTAGTGCGCTTTCTCGGGCTTGCCTCAAACTCTTTTCTGAGCTTATCAAAATCTATTTTGCTGATGTCGTAAGGTTCACTCTCATGTCCGGCCTGTGTGGAATCGGTTTCAATAGCCCCGTCCACAACTTCATGGAGTTGACGAATGATATCGGAAATGTCAGCGCGGTCTCTATCTTTTTGCAGGCTTTTATACACCACATTAATTGCATCGTAGTCGGCCCGGTGGTGATTTACCCCTTGAACATTGATACAGGCTTTAAACTTCTTGAAGACCTCCCGACACATAACTTCAAACCTTTTGCGAGTTTGGTCGTTCTCATTAGCTGACTCTTTAGCAGCAAGAATAGCGGCATTCCGCTCGAATCCAGTCTTGTTGATAATGTCATCTAATGATGCATTACTCTTCAGCAAAAACGCACGTACGAAAGCAATCGCTTCGGACAGTTCCACAAGAAGCTCTTCTTCCGGCTTAGCTGGATCTTGTCCTCCACCTTGCCCCCCATCGGGACCTATTGGCCCAGCAAAGGTAGCCAACGCTTTGCGAAGGTTTTTCAGGATACCGCAATAGTCCACTATAAGACCGTTGTTCTTCCCTTCGCTTATCCTGTTTGCCCTGGCTATAGCCTGCATCAAGGTATGAGCCTTGAGGGGCTTATCTAAGTACAGAGTTGAAAGGCTGGGAACGTCAAAACCCGTTAGCCACATAGCGCATACGATAGCAATACGGAATGGATGCTCTTCTTCTTTGAAGGCATCCTCCAGCCCCATCCTCTGCAAGTTCCTAAATTTTGGTTTGTCCCGCATGTGCTCAGGTAAATCGATACCTTCCTTGATTAGTCGGCGATGAGGTTTGATGTCCAGTTTCCATTTCTTAAACTTGTCCACCTCCCCCTGCTCTTCACTAACCACCACTGCAGCGACAGTTTCTTTCATCCATTGAATCTGCCTATGTCGATACATTTCGTCTTGCTCATCTGCAGCAGACCTCAATTCAACTTCAAGCTCTGCGATACGTTTATTCCAGTGCTTGAAGATCAATCCGTGCATACGAACACAGGTAACTTTATCGATACAGACCAGCATCACCTTTCCAGTTTCCCATGCCCGTGAATAATGGACAACAAAATCCCGTGCAATCTGGTCGAGCCGTTTTTCAGCTGTAATGATATGGTAGTCGCGCTTCAGCTCTTTTTCTAGCCGCAGCTCAACGTCAATATCATCAGTCTCGAATTCTTCAAGCTTCTCGGCAATTCGTTCGTTAAGATCTCCGACAGCCAATCCAAGCTTTTCACCTCGAGCATCATAATAGAGTGGAACTGTAGCCTTATCTTCCACGGCTCGCTGAAAATCGTATGTCGAGATATAACCTCCGAACACGCGACGGGTAATCTCATCACTGGAAAAGAGAGGCGTTCCCGTGAATCCCATATAGCTCGCATTTGGAAGAGCGTTGCGGAGGTTCAATGCCAACGTTCCATACTGTGTCCGGTGTGCCTCATCTGTTATGACGATGACATCATCTCTAGTGGTGTATCCCTCATCAGGGTCCACTTCTTGGTTGAACTTCTGAATCAAAGAAAA includes:
- a CDS encoding type I restriction endonuclease subunit R, which codes for MTPSFYNEDTLVQQTTAEYLENQLGWDSVYAYHAETYGPEGTLGRDSDEDVVLKRYLREGLVKLNPGLPDSAYDDAVREVVTVVASQTMLAANRDKYQLIRDGVQVTFHNADGDRVRERLRILDFAEPTNNHFLCVRELWVKGDLYRRRADIVGFVNGIPLLFMELKNVSKNIRAAYEQNFMDYKDTVPHLFHHNAIVVLANGVDAKLGSLSSKFEHFNDWKRLEEDESGVVDMETLLKGVCDKHNFIDLVENFILFDDSAGEPKKILARNHQLLGVNRAIEAVRGRKDRLGKLGVFWHTQGAGKSYSIVFFTRKVHRKLGGNFTFVILTDRDDLDTQLYNTFAGCGVVNNDKDPCRASSGHHLCNLLAQHKSYVFSLIQKFNQEVDPDEGYTTRDDVIVITDEAHRTQYGTLALNLRNALPNASYMGFTGTPLFSSDEITRRVFGGYISTYDFQRAVEDKATVPLYYDARGEKLGLAVGDLNERIAEKLEEFETDDIDVELRLEKELKRDYHIITAEKRLDQIARDFVVHYSRAWETGKVMLVCIDKVTCVRMHGLIFKHWNKRIAELEVELRSAADEQDEMYRHRQIQWMKETVAAVVVSEEQGEVDKFKKWKLDIKPHRRLIKEGIDLPEHMRDKPKFRNLQRMGLEDAFKEEEHPFRIAIVCAMWLTGFDVPSLSTLYLDKPLKAHTLMQAIARANRISEGKNNGLIVDYCGILKNLRKALATFAGPIGPDGGQGGGQDPAKPEEELLVELSEAIAFVRAFLLKSNASLDDIINKTGFERNAAILAAKESANENDQTRKRFEVMCREVFKKFKACINVQGVNHHRADYDAINVVYKSLQKDRDRADISDIIRQLHEVVDGAIETDSTQAGHESEPYDISKIDFDKLRKEFEASPRKRTTVQSLKDAIEQRVSRLLMQNPLRTDFQQHYEGIVAEYNREKDRVSIEKTFEALINFVETLSEEEARAVREGLTEESLAIFDLLKKDALSRTDLKQIKAVSVDLLEKLKSEKLKIDNWREKEATRDAVRTAIKDFLWDDQTGLPVDSYDENEVVEKAEYVFTHVFRVYPTIPSPYFGSAV